Below is a genomic region from Caulobacter rhizosphaerae.
GGTCATGGTCGACTGCGCCCGGCAGATCGCGGCGAAGGACGCGGAATATGCTGGGCTGTATGGGTTCTAGGGGGCGAAGGACCCCCTCAGTCGCTTCGCGACAGCTCCCCCAGAGGGGGAGCATCTGCTCGGACTAAATCCTCCCCCTCTGGGGGAGGTGGCCCAGAGGGCCGGAGGGGGTTACGCCGCCACCGACGTCACCACCCGCGACCCCGCCACCAGCATCTTGTGCACCGGGCACGCCTCGGCGATCTCCATCAACCGGGCGCGCTGGGCCTCGTCCAGGTCGCCGGAGAGGGTGATCGTCCGCTCGAACAGGTCGGCCGGCTGCGAGGACGGGTCGCGACGCCAGGTCACCTCCACGTGCACCGCGCCCAGCGCCCAGGCCTTG
It encodes:
- a CDS encoding OsmC family protein, with protein sequence MIVAPARPSATADDSGHGGVQILVAAGPSRFAADLGPVDGGLDIGPNPHDLVAAGLAACTTQTLRLYARRKAWALGAVHVEVTWRRDPSSQPADLFERTITLSGDLDEAQRARLMEIAEACPVHKMLVAGSRVVTSVAA